From the Anguilla rostrata isolate EN2019 chromosome 12, ASM1855537v3, whole genome shotgun sequence genome, the window CGGTGATTTAGTAAAAATTCATCAGTGTGATCTGACCTACATTTCACacccatttaaatgtatttttttggtatATTACTTTTGCACTTGCTGTTAATTTGCTAATAATTTTCAGTGACACATGTTGACAAACGGATCTGTGCAGTTCAAATAAGTTGACAATCATGTTTGATCCTACGACGTGAATGCGTAACATGCCAAGCCACCGCTTCTTTTGGGCCCAGtccaacagacacagacacacctccaGGATTTGTTTTGACCAGTTGAATTGTTACCGATGTTCATGTATAGTTTTCAAACTAAACCAAACACTTTAGAGAGGTTCTCAACAGGCAGGTaacatacaaaatgaaaacttCTGACCGGCTATAATAGCAGCTTTATTTAAGAAATATTACATTCTCAAATTATGACATATCTTCACTTTATATTTCTCTTGACTCTTGTATTGCACTACTGCAGAATTAAAGGAATCGGGGAATTTCAAGACCTTAAATTagcttttcattaattaaattatatatctTCAGAGGGGTTGAGGTGAGAGGGTTGAAcaaccaaaaagaaaacaaaatgccaaCAGATCAAATGGTCTGCACAGAAGCCTGGAGCCTTCCAAAAGAAGgatcaaaagaacaaaatgattttaaaacaagattCATCTTCTCTCGTGTGGCCGCATGGCTAAGGCTGGAGTTGTCTCTGGTGACAGGTCGAGGGTTAAAGGTTGCATCATTCCTGCAGGAGGTATTCCCAGCGTGCGAGAGAACACGGCAGTAGATGTTGGGAAAGAGACGAGCCTGTCAGAGTGGCAGGGGTGGTGCTGTTGGGGGAAGGTACATGGATAGGCACTATGGATGCTCAACTTCCTCCTCAGGGGGTGTGGCTTCTCCAGGCCTCAGAAGGCCAGTAAGACTTTTGGAGCAATGACAAAGGGCTGCAGAactaacggggggggggggcgaggggtccTGCCTACAATTCCATGTAAATGTAGttaaacccccctccccccaacaaaaaaagatgTACTGACATGGCTTGCCTGACCTGGCTGGGAAAGTGAAAAACATCTACATCCctgattcaaaataaaaaatgaaatcatttggGAAGAACTGAGACAAGAGTCGCTCTGCACCACTTAATCACTAAAGCAGGAATGAGGTAAGTGAGGGCGGGGCCCCACAGTGTACTGAATGTGCAgggaataaaatgcatttattttgtattgcagTTTCTTTTGCTTCCTAAACGTTACAGATGGAACTGCCAGAAAGATGGTGAAAGAGAGTGTGGTCGCTGTGGTGAGTCTGGGGTCAAAGCCGCTTCCAGCAGGACTGGAATTTGCATTgttgggtggaggggtgggtcCGTTTCgtcctgccccccgccccccccccatcctcctcctcctcaggccTTCATCAGGGCGCTCACCACGGCCCGGGCGTTGAGGCTGCGCAGGTCGTTGTAGGTCTGCCCCGTGCCCACGAACACGATGGGCTGCCCAGTGATGTAGGTCATGGAGATGGCGGCGCCCACCTGAAAAGGGAAGGAGACGGTCACGGGTCACGTGAAAACACGGCCTCTGTGGGTCACGCCTCATACGAGAACAGCCTTTATGTATGCCAGGCAACATCCAATTTTCACCCTTTTCTAGATTTGCAACCCAAAATGCatacagtagaaaaaaaataaaacaaagctttCACAAATGTCCATTGAAAAggttaataaaaatacaatgacaaaacagagtaaagtaaataaaaattttaaacaggTGATTTCTCATTTTGGTCTTCAGTAGATTTGCTCAGTGTTCTTTTTATGACAATTTCCAGTGTATATATTAATGCTTTACATAGTTTTAGATTTAATATATGAGCTGCTAAGGCCTTGATTTCAGAGAGCGACAGCAGGTGGCCTACCTTGTCATCAATGGTGTCAAACTTAGTCAGAACGATGCCATCGATGAGACGTGGTTTGTCCGACATTGAGTGGTCAGCCAGGGCCTGGTTAAACTTCACCTGCAAATGAAGTATGACATCTGTGTGTTtaagtaaactgaaaaaataacatgcaaCATTCAACACGAAATTCTACGCAGAATGATTTCTGTGCGTGAACAAGGTGCAACCACGCCCCATGGAGGGACTCTCAGAACTACAGCTTTAGTTCACAAACATGCCTTTACGGTGTTCTCATTTGCACGAAACTACAAGGAATATTGTGATTGGTATAAAAGACAACTGGTTAGAATCTGTTACCAAACATGGAAAAATGTGGCATCAGGGCAACAGAAATACACAATCTAATGTTGGTAGACAGATGTGTACTGAGTGTCAACCACTGACAATCAAAACACTgaataaagaacattttttggaaattaGTTTAAATCGGTCCATTTTGGGGATCATGAAGCTTCCCACAGCTAAAAGCTGTCCATGTTTACTGTGGGCAAATACTGACATCTGAAGCTCCCCCTTGGTCACCTGACCttagagaggggtggggtcagAGAGGAGCACTAACCAGCTGGTCGACCGCCTCGTTCCCAACTAGGGCCTCGCCCACGAACAGGACCAGGTCGGGCATGTTGATCGCGATCAGCTTGGCGAGCGCTGTCATCAGGGGGGTGTTGTCCTGCATGCGGCCGGCCGTGTCCACCAGCACAACATCAAAGCTCTGGCTgcgagctggggggggggcacgagagaaaaggggggggatgaggtacagagagaggacagggggaGAAATTGGGtacagagagggacagggggagtAATGCCTCTAAGGCAGCAGCTAGAGGGCTTAGGAGCTGagcttttataaaagcaatgcTGTAAGCCCATACTCCAGCATCACAGGTTGAGCAAGGCACTTCACATATTTAAAAGTAACATACATCTAAATACAATTAACATTATAAGAAGttgtataaaatggataaacatgaaaaatgaaatgaaataatgggGCCACCCAAGATTGTATTAAGCAAGAATATGCAAAGAGATAATGCATTGCAATAATAATGGTGATTTAATGGAATGTAATCTGTGCTCTGAAGAGAAGGTTATGTAATGTACTGCCATGTAATGTCAAAGGAGCTGAAGTGGAAGATAAACCACCTTAGCAGTAGACCAGTGGGAACCAGACATATTTTGAAAGGGTGAGCACCAAACCCCCACAGCTGCCTGGTGTCACCTTCGGGCCTTAAGGAAAAGTGCGAAAAGTGCGGCCGGCGTGGTTACCGTAGGCGATGGCCTCCATGGCGATGCCGGCGGCATCCTTGCCGTAGCCCTTCTCGTAGAGCTGGACGAAGGGGCGGTCCCCGTGCCGTGCGGGCGGGTGCAGGGAGTTGAGGCGGCGCTGGTGAGTGCGCAGCTGCTCCACCGCTCCCGCCCGGAAAGTGTCGCAGGCCGCGATCAGGACCGAGAAGCTGTTCTCCATCAGCCAATAGGAGATCTGGGcccgatgggggggggggggggtgagtgtgtggacTGTTGTGCACAAGGCGTCCGCATCTCATTAAAATCAATTGCCCACCCTCAACCCTTTCCCCCAAACCGTACATGATGCTTACAAAAATTTAACTGGAGTAGGCCACACTTTTTGACCCATTGGAACCTTGTTTTTATTCATACCATCACATACACTACTGAAGCTGTAGTcctgaaaacaaatactgccactttcatttctttattttaattatcataAAGCATACTAACACACAACTAATGTTGGAGAGATGAGTAAATATGAAagcacaaatattttaaaaaggcaaaaaatacaGTACTTTTAATTTCATGGCTTTTTGGGTAAGTAACGGTGGGGCATGCAGGATTAGTGGTACATTCTCTTGTAGTGGGAAGGTTGCCAGTTCAGCTCggaaaagtttaatttaaaaaaacaaactattttGAGCTGTTCAAAGGAACGTGTACGATTTGTGCTATGAACGTCAGCCTGCCATGAAAAAAGGGAAGCAGTAACTTTCTCTTGATTGGTCAGCAGCAGAGAAGTGATCGTGACCGGTGGATGGGCGAGCTCACCTTGGCCAGGTTGGTGGACTTGCCCACGCCATTGACACCGCAGAAGGTGATGACAAACGGGCGGCGCTGGCTGCGAGCCTCCAGGACGTCCCGCAGAATGTCCACCCGCCTCTTGGGCTGCAGAATCTGCACCAGCGAGTCCTGCAGGGCCTGCTTCACAGTGGAGGCCAcagctgaggggagaggagcagagacagGCTTCAGCCGAGGCCTACAGTCCCCATGGAATCAACACAGGCTTCAACTGGGGCCTACGGTCCCCACGGAATCAACACAGGCTTCAGCCGAGGCCTACAGTCCCCACGGGATCAACACAGGCTTCAACTGGGGCCTACGGTCCCCACGGAATCAACACAGGCTTCAGCCGAGGCCGACAGTCCCCACGGGATCAACACAGGCTTCAACTGTGGCCTACGGTCCCCACGGGATCAACACAGGCTTCAACTGGGGCCTACGGTCTCCACAGGGTGAGCATAGGCTACAACTGGGGCCTACGGTCTCCACAGGGTGAGCATAGGCTACAACTGGGGCCTACGGCCTCAGGTTTAAGGCGACAAGTCAGCTTCCCAACAGGATAAAACTGAGGCCTCTCACCAAAATGACTTGACTaaggtttttattcatttaaaaaaaaaaattttaacaggAAAGCACTCATCAACAAAGCAGTCTTGAACTAAACTAAAGGGCATCTCAAGCGTTGTTGAATGATTATGTATGTTGACAACTAAAGAATTTAGGTTAATTgatcaaatgcattttcaaatgcaatttcagAAATTAAAGTTACTCACTGGTGAATGTTCCCATGACTCTGCCTTCCAGTTTTTTGGCCACTGACTCACAGAGCTGGGAAGCAATTTCAGCTGCTACATTCTTAGCTGCAGAGAAACTTCAGTTAACATTGCCAGTGTATCCACCATTACTTTACAGAACCTATGTGTTATGAATGTATTACAGAACCTATGTAACCTATGGAATTAGGcattacagaaaaagaaaaacacaacaataaaCTGCCGGTGTAAACATCTCTGGTTGCAGTCATTTCAGAACATGATGAAATCAAGTCTCTCCTGTCCAAGCCCAAGATGAAATTGTAAAGTGCTCTGTAATTTAGATGTCAGTGATCCCCACCACCCAGGGAAAgagtggtagtggggggggggggtggtcataCCGATGAGGTGGTCCTTCATCTTCTCGAGAACAGGCACCATGTCCTCCTTAGACAGGCTCTTGGAGCCAACCAGGCCTTTCAGCATCCCGAACATACCCCCCAAGCCCCCTTTCTTAGAGCTGAGGACAAACAGGACAAACAGTGATTGGATCTAAATGGATTGAAGCTGTTCCTTGTTTGAATACTTATTCAGTCCTAACTTGAGATTAGACCTTTCCTTAATCTTCCTTGCTGACCAGAAGGTAATGTGTTCAAATCCCAACTGGGGCACTTGAACCCTTCAGCTTCTAGAAGTCAACAGCAGGACATCTTCAaaaaaatgcagtgtaatgcaaTGTATAATGTGTGATGCAGTGTAATGCACTGTCATGCAAATGTGAGCTTCCCTCTGATTATCACCCAATCAGATTTCCCCACATCTTAAATC encodes:
- the srpra gene encoding signal recognition particle receptor subunit alpha; amino-acid sequence: MLDFFAIFSKGGIVLWCFQGAGVTESFTGPVNALIRSVILQERSGTNSFNHNALSLKYKLDNEFELVFVVGFQKILTLTYVDKFIDDVQLHFRDRYKNELEQRGALKLLNSSFEFGDEFHLLLREAEESSRGRVPGFMKPFQESRKSQKTVKSMIETKGGDKDKERSGKKNKNAKKEAAAAEAAAGDVAKADGPGVVAKAAENGNQGLTPEEIIQKKREEFFRKRMGGGAPEKSSKSPKPQKPREKKKQEWGNNWGNSKLDYSKINGNSTPDAVELGKDATAEMSVQLDSMKGDLPGVECESSGEEAEEEEEEEKEMVAVPSQSKESSKKGGLGGMFGMLKGLVGSKSLSKEDMVPVLEKMKDHLIAKNVAAEIASQLCESVAKKLEGRVMGTFTTVASTVKQALQDSLVQILQPKRRVDILRDVLEARSQRRPFVITFCGVNGVGKSTNLAKISYWLMENSFSVLIAACDTFRAGAVEQLRTHQRRLNSLHPPARHGDRPFVQLYEKGYGKDAAGIAMEAIAYARSQSFDVVLVDTAGRMQDNTPLMTALAKLIAINMPDLVLFVGEALVGNEAVDQLVKFNQALADHSMSDKPRLIDGIVLTKFDTIDDKVGAAISMTYITGQPIVFVGTGQTYNDLRSLNARAVVSALMKA